In a genomic window of [Empedobacter] haloabium:
- the can gene encoding carbonate dehydratase, translating to MSDRIDSPSALQDLLNNNRRWADSMVERDPEFFRRLAAQASPEYLWIGCSDSRVPANELLGLAPGDVFVHRNIANVVVHSDLNCLSVLQFAIDVLKVKHVIIVGHYGCKGVHAALTGNRVGLADNWLRHVQDVSQKHERYLGSVLDERKRSEKLCELNVVEQVVNVCSTTIVQDAWDRGQQLSVHGWVYGLKDGHLHDLGMSVSNHDELQPRLSARLTRYNETPVE from the coding sequence ATGAGCGACCGTATCGACAGCCCTTCCGCCCTGCAGGACCTGCTGAACAATAACCGCCGCTGGGCCGACTCGATGGTCGAGCGCGACCCGGAATTCTTCCGCCGCCTCGCCGCCCAAGCGTCCCCCGAATACCTGTGGATCGGCTGCTCCGACAGCCGCGTCCCCGCCAATGAACTGCTGGGCCTGGCCCCAGGCGACGTGTTCGTGCACCGTAACATCGCCAACGTCGTCGTCCACTCCGACCTGAACTGCCTGTCCGTGCTGCAGTTCGCCATCGACGTGCTGAAGGTCAAGCACGTGATCATCGTGGGCCACTACGGCTGCAAGGGCGTGCACGCCGCGCTGACCGGCAACCGCGTCGGCCTGGCCGACAACTGGCTGCGCCACGTGCAGGACGTCAGCCAGAAGCACGAACGCTACCTGGGCAGCGTGCTGGACGAGCGCAAGCGCAGCGAAAAGCTGTGCGAGCTGAACGTGGTCGAGCAGGTCGTCAACGTCTGCTCCACGACCATCGTGCAGGACGCCTGGGACCGCGGCCAACAGCTGAGCGTGCACGGCTGGGTCTACGGCCTGAAGGACGGCCATCTGCACGACCTGGGCATGAGCGTCAGCAACCACGACGAACTGCAGCCGCGCCTGTCGGCCCGCCTGACCCGCTACAACGAAACCCCCGTCGAGTAA
- a CDS encoding DUF3667 domain-containing protein — MKPATIEAAGHHEVPANCRNCGAAVSSHYCPECGQETRLHVPSLAEFVHEFIGHYVAVEGRLWGTLVRLLFRPGALTAEYLAGRRRRYVEPLRLYLSMSILFFALMKLSGAELARFDSKPDGDKPAVGQQHAGKRDGPVIGGAEKLPDDMPHHTTLPAPLERLAPGFRQSLDNFDRMSVEQKSEILRTGFYRYAPYVMFCLMPLFALYLKLLYLGSGRRYGEHVLFALHTNAFAFAVLAAFIYLPESFLKFVMFCWLVLYLPWAMKRVYGKSRWGTAWRWLLLFGLHGLSLALGVVAALALGVAFAH, encoded by the coding sequence TTGAAACCAGCGACGATCGAAGCAGCCGGCCACCACGAGGTACCGGCCAACTGCCGCAATTGCGGCGCCGCCGTCAGCAGCCATTACTGCCCCGAGTGTGGCCAGGAGACCCGGCTGCACGTGCCCAGCCTGGCTGAATTCGTCCACGAGTTCATCGGCCACTACGTGGCGGTGGAAGGGCGGCTGTGGGGCACGCTGGTGCGGCTGCTGTTCCGTCCAGGCGCGCTGACCGCCGAATACCTGGCCGGGCGGCGGCGTCGCTATGTCGAGCCGCTGCGGCTGTACCTGTCGATGTCGATCCTGTTTTTTGCGCTGATGAAGCTTTCCGGGGCGGAGCTGGCGCGGTTCGACAGTAAGCCCGATGGCGACAAGCCTGCTGTCGGCCAGCAGCACGCCGGCAAACGCGATGGCCCCGTCATCGGCGGTGCCGAGAAACTGCCGGACGACATGCCGCACCACACCACCTTGCCCGCGCCGCTGGAACGGCTGGCGCCGGGGTTTCGACAGTCGCTCGACAATTTCGACCGGATGAGCGTCGAGCAGAAGAGCGAAATCCTGCGCACCGGCTTCTACCGCTATGCACCCTATGTGATGTTTTGCCTGATGCCGCTGTTTGCGCTGTACCTGAAGCTGCTGTATCTCGGTTCGGGCCGGCGTTATGGCGAGCACGTGCTGTTCGCGCTGCATACGAATGCGTTCGCGTTCGCAGTGCTGGCAGCCTTCATCTACCTGCCGGAGAGCTTCCTCAAGTTCGTGATGTTCTGCTGGCTCGTGCTGTATCTGCCCTGGGCGATGAAACGGGTCTATGGCAAGTCGCGCTGGGGCACCGCGTGGCGCTGGCTGCTGTTGTTCGGCCTGCACGGGCTGTCGCTGGCGCTGGGGGTCGTGGCGGCATTGGCCCTGGGGGTGGCGTTCGCCCACTGA
- the hemH gene encoding ferrochelatase, which yields MPFAKEPPHQHGTVSSSAVVLVNLGTPDEPTRGAVRRYLKQFLSDPRVVEIPKAVWWFILHGIILPFRSGASAKKYASIWTRDGSPLRVHTSNQAMLLHAALGERGHGDVTVAMAMRYGSPSLPDVLARLKADGCDRIVILPAYPQYSGTTTGSIWDAVFAHYRKIRNIPELRLVKNYHDHDGYIEALRQNILAHWETHGRGEKLVMSFHGVPKRTLLLGDPYHCECHKTARLLAARLKLKPEDYIVTFQSRFGKAEWLQPYTAPTVAQLAKDGVRRLDVICPGFTSDCLETLEEIAMEVRHDFLSNGGKEFHYIPCLNENAHWIAALAEIAEQHMIGWPTMTTPTQRALRQHDADKGREAALAKGAPQ from the coding sequence ATGCCTTTTGCCAAAGAACCTCCCCACCAGCACGGTACCGTCAGCAGCAGCGCCGTCGTGCTGGTCAATCTCGGTACGCCTGACGAGCCCACGCGCGGCGCCGTGCGGCGTTACCTGAAGCAGTTCCTGTCCGACCCGCGCGTCGTCGAGATTCCGAAAGCCGTCTGGTGGTTCATCCTGCACGGCATCATCCTGCCGTTCCGCTCGGGCGCCTCGGCGAAAAAGTATGCGTCGATCTGGACCCGCGACGGTTCGCCCCTGCGCGTCCACACCAGCAACCAGGCCATGTTGCTGCACGCGGCGCTGGGCGAGCGCGGCCATGGCGACGTGACGGTGGCGATGGCCATGCGCTACGGCTCGCCGTCGTTGCCGGACGTGCTGGCGCGCCTGAAGGCGGACGGCTGCGACCGCATCGTCATCCTGCCGGCCTATCCCCAGTATTCGGGGACGACGACGGGTTCGATCTGGGACGCCGTGTTCGCGCACTACCGCAAGATCCGCAATATCCCCGAGCTGCGGCTGGTGAAGAACTACCACGACCACGACGGCTACATCGAGGCGTTGCGCCAGAACATCCTGGCGCATTGGGAAACGCATGGGCGGGGTGAAAAGCTCGTCATGAGTTTCCATGGCGTGCCCAAGCGCACCCTGCTGCTGGGCGACCCGTACCACTGCGAATGCCACAAGACGGCGCGGCTGCTGGCGGCTCGCCTGAAGCTCAAGCCGGAGGATTACATCGTCACGTTCCAGTCGCGCTTCGGCAAGGCCGAGTGGCTGCAGCCATATACCGCGCCGACGGTGGCGCAGCTGGCCAAGGACGGTGTGCGCCGGCTGGACGTGATCTGCCCGGGCTTCACCAGCGACTGCCTGGAAACGCTGGAGGAGATCGCGATGGAGGTGCGGCACGACTTCCTCTCGAACGGCGGCAAGGAGTTCCACTACATCCCCTGCCTGAACGAAAACGCCCACTGGATCGCCGCGCTGGCCGAGATCGCCGAACAGCACATGATCGGCTGGCCGACGATGACGACGCCCACCCAGCGCGCGCTGCGCCAGCATGACGCCGACAAGGGCCGCGAGGCGGCGCTGGCCAAGGGCGCCCCACAGTAA
- a CDS encoding NAD kinase, protein MPATPAAAASIYNTIALVVRPNTAGIETSVRDVLAFLRQEGYSVVFETETAEHLNMPEIPSMSPQGIGEKADVALVMGGDGTMLGIARQLASYEVPLIGINQGRLGFMTDIPLEGMLPVLGKILRGKHKAERRTLLEGRVLRDGKPIHIGLAVNDVVVSRGAGAGMVELRVEVDEHFMYNQRSDGLIVSTPTGSTAYALSAGGPLLHPTLGGIVLVPIAPHALSNRPIVLPDSSEIVIEIIRGRDITVNFDMQTFASLQPQDRIHIRRSPHTITFLHPEGWSYYNTLRKKLHWNEYPSSDGKI, encoded by the coding sequence ATGCCCGCCACGCCTGCCGCCGCCGCTTCCATCTACAACACGATCGCCCTGGTCGTGCGGCCCAACACGGCGGGCATCGAAACCTCGGTGCGCGACGTGCTGGCGTTCCTGCGCCAGGAGGGTTACAGCGTGGTGTTCGAGACGGAAACGGCGGAGCACCTGAACATGCCGGAGATCCCGTCGATGAGCCCGCAGGGCATCGGCGAAAAGGCGGACGTGGCGCTGGTGATGGGCGGCGACGGCACGATGCTGGGCATCGCGCGGCAGCTGGCTTCGTATGAAGTGCCGCTGATCGGCATCAACCAGGGCCGGCTGGGCTTCATGACGGATATTCCGCTGGAAGGCATGCTGCCCGTGCTGGGCAAGATCCTGCGCGGCAAGCACAAGGCCGAGCGCCGCACCTTGCTGGAAGGGCGCGTGCTCCGTGACGGCAAGCCGATCCACATCGGCCTGGCCGTCAACGATGTCGTCGTCTCGCGCGGCGCCGGCGCCGGCATGGTGGAGCTGCGCGTCGAGGTGGACGAGCATTTCATGTACAACCAGCGCTCGGACGGCCTGATCGTCTCCACGCCCACGGGTTCGACAGCCTACGCACTGTCGGCCGGCGGGCCGCTGCTGCATCCCACGCTGGGTGGCATCGTGCTGGTGCCGATCGCGCCGCACGCGCTGTCGAACCGGCCCATCGTGCTGCCCGACTCCAGCGAGATCGTCATCGAGATCATCCGCGGGCGCGACATCACGGTGAACTTCGACATGCAGACGTTCGCCAGCCTGCAACCGCAAGACCGCATCCATATCCGCCGCTCGCCGCACACGATCACCTTCCTGCATCCGGAAGGCTGGAGCTACTACAACACGCTGCGCAAGAAACTGCACTGGAACGAGTACCCGTCCAGCGACGGGAAAATCTGA
- the grpE gene encoding nucleotide exchange factor GrpE → MQDQENQASPNPDEELASAQPSTPAEPAAQGTPSLEEQLAATEAKLAEMHEAFLRAKAEGDNIRRRAQEDVAKAHKFAVESFAEAMVPVKDSLEMALKVEAPTIESMKEGVEMTLKQLNAAFERNRLIEVVPAAGDKLDPNKHQAVAMVPAEQEANTVVAVLQKGYMIADRLLRPAIVTAAQPK, encoded by the coding sequence ATGCAAGATCAGGAAAATCAGGCCAGCCCGAATCCCGATGAGGAACTGGCATCCGCCCAGCCTTCGACTCCCGCCGAGCCTGCCGCCCAGGGCACCCCGAGCCTGGAAGAGCAGCTCGCCGCCACCGAAGCGAAGCTGGCCGAGATGCATGAGGCCTTCCTGCGTGCCAAGGCCGAAGGCGACAATATCCGCCGCCGGGCCCAGGAAGATGTCGCCAAGGCGCACAAGTTCGCCGTCGAAAGCTTTGCCGAGGCCATGGTGCCCGTCAAGGACAGCCTGGAAATGGCCCTGAAGGTGGAAGCGCCCACGATCGAATCGATGAAGGAAGGCGTCGAGATGACGCTCAAGCAGCTGAACGCCGCGTTCGAGCGCAACCGCCTGATCGAAGTCGTGCCGGCCGCCGGCGACAAGCTGGACCCGAACAAGCACCAGGCCGTGGCCATGGTGCCGGCCGAGCAGGAGGCCAATACTGTCGTTGCCGTGCTGCAGAAGGGCTACATGATCGCGGACCGGCTGCTGCGTCCGGCCATCGTGACCGCCGCCCAGCCAAAGTAA
- the recN gene encoding DNA repair protein RecN, which produces MLRTLSIRDFVIVDVIELEFSAGFTVFTGETGAGKSILIDALTLALGGRGDASVVREGAAKADITADFAVTPQAQAWLDAHEFTSEDGGALLRRVIDNAGRSKAYINGIAATAAQLRELGDLLVDIHGQHAHQSLLKTEAQRELLDNQAGANVRDVTLAYKAWRAVAKQLEEFETNAANVLLERERLEWQVGELDKLAAKPGEWTEIGNEHSRLSHAASLLEGAQEALAVISESDEQPIVSQLASLNQKLTKLVSVDTELQPVVELIESARIQLQESAYALNTYLDRVELDPDRLRQVDARMEALHSAARKFRVDADELPAEHARLAAQLAQLADATDMDGLRKQEAKLKAEYMAVAEQLSATRAAAAKALGEAVTQAMQDLNMTGGRFEVALHPAEPSAKGLEQVEFMVAGHAGVLPRPLAKVASGGELARISLAISVITSHATTVPTLIFDEVDSGIGGGVAEVVGRLLKRLGQERQVLCVTHLPQVASQGNSHFQVAKSTLANGKTASRIEVLDAKARVEEVARMLGGLEITATTRKHARELLAS; this is translated from the coding sequence ATGCTTCGTACACTGTCCATCCGCGACTTCGTCATTGTCGATGTAATTGAACTGGAATTTTCCGCCGGCTTCACGGTGTTTACGGGCGAAACGGGCGCCGGCAAGTCGATCCTGATCGACGCGCTGACGCTGGCGCTGGGCGGGCGCGGCGATGCGTCCGTGGTGCGCGAGGGCGCGGCCAAGGCCGACATCACGGCCGACTTCGCCGTGACGCCGCAGGCGCAGGCCTGGCTGGACGCGCACGAGTTCACCTCCGAGGACGGCGGCGCGCTGCTGCGCCGCGTGATCGACAACGCGGGCCGCTCGAAGGCCTACATCAACGGCATCGCCGCCACCGCTGCGCAGCTGCGCGAGCTGGGCGACCTGCTGGTGGACATCCACGGCCAGCACGCGCACCAGTCGCTGCTGAAGACGGAAGCGCAGCGCGAGCTGCTGGACAATCAGGCCGGCGCCAACGTGCGCGACGTCACGCTGGCCTATAAAGCCTGGCGCGCCGTGGCGAAGCAGCTGGAGGAGTTCGAGACCAACGCGGCCAACGTGCTGCTGGAACGCGAGCGGCTGGAGTGGCAGGTGGGCGAGCTGGACAAGCTGGCCGCGAAGCCGGGCGAATGGACCGAGATCGGCAACGAGCACAGCCGCCTGTCGCATGCCGCCAGCCTGCTCGAAGGCGCGCAGGAAGCGCTGGCCGTCATCTCGGAATCGGACGAGCAGCCGATCGTGTCCCAACTGGCGTCGCTGAACCAGAAGCTGACGAAGCTGGTGTCGGTCGATACGGAACTGCAACCGGTCGTGGAGCTGATCGAATCGGCCCGCATCCAGTTGCAGGAATCGGCCTATGCGCTGAACACCTATCTCGACCGCGTCGAGCTGGACCCGGACCGGCTGCGCCAGGTCGACGCGCGCATGGAAGCGCTGCACTCGGCGGCGCGCAAGTTCCGGGTCGATGCGGACGAGTTGCCGGCCGAGCACGCGCGCCTGGCGGCGCAGCTGGCGCAACTGGCCGATGCGACGGATATGGACGGCCTGCGCAAGCAGGAAGCGAAACTGAAGGCCGAGTACATGGCCGTGGCAGAGCAGTTGTCCGCCACGCGCGCCGCGGCGGCCAAGGCACTGGGCGAGGCGGTCACCCAGGCGATGCAGGACCTGAACATGACGGGCGGCCGCTTCGAAGTGGCACTGCATCCGGCCGAGCCGTCCGCCAAGGGCCTGGAGCAGGTCGAGTTCATGGTGGCCGGTCATGCGGGCGTGCTGCCGCGGCCGCTGGCCAAGGTGGCGTCCGGCGGCGAGCTGGCGCGAATTTCCCTGGCGATCTCCGTCATCACGTCGCACGCGACCACCGTGCCGACCCTGATCTTCGACGAGGTGGACAGCGGCATCGGCGGCGGCGTGGCCGAGGTGGTGGGGCGGCTGTTGAAGCGGTTGGGCCAGGAGCGACAGGTGCTGTGCGTAACGCACTTGCCGCAGGTGGCCAGCCAGGGCAACAGCCACTTCCAGGTGGCGAAAAGCACGCTGGCCAACGGTAAGACAGCCTCGCGCATCGAGGTGCTCGATGCCAAGGCGCGCGTGGAGGAAGTGGCGCGCATGCTGGGCGGGCTGGAGATCACGGCGACGACGCGCAAGCATGCGCGGGAGTTGCTGGCTTCTTGA
- the dnaJ gene encoding molecular chaperone DnaJ codes for MAKRDFYEILGLAKNASDDEIKKAYRKLAMKYHPDRNPDNKEAEEKFKEAKEAYEMLTNPEKREAYDRYGHAGVDPNMGGGGGFGAGGFGDAFGDIFGDIFGGGGRRGGGPQVYRGADLRYNLEITLEQAAHGFDTTIRVPSWDKCDTCHGSGAKPGTSPVTCSTCGGHGQVRMQQGFFSIQQTCPKCHGTGKIIPEPCPSCSGAGRIKRNKTLEVKIPVGIDNGMRIRSSGNGEPGTNGGPPGDLYVEIHIKPHPVFQREGDDLHCEMPISFAKAALGGEIEVPTLSGKVSFTVPEGTQSGKTFRLKGKGIKGVRSGYPGDLFCHVAVETPVKLTEKQKELLREFDRSTNEGGSKHSPQSKSWMDKVKDFFE; via the coding sequence ATGGCAAAGCGTGATTTTTACGAGATTCTCGGGCTGGCGAAGAACGCCTCGGACGACGAGATCAAGAAGGCCTATCGCAAGCTCGCGATGAAATACCATCCGGACCGCAACCCGGACAACAAGGAAGCGGAAGAGAAGTTCAAGGAGGCGAAGGAAGCCTACGAGATGCTGACCAATCCGGAGAAGCGCGAAGCGTATGACCGCTATGGTCACGCTGGCGTCGACCCGAACATGGGCGGTGGCGGCGGCTTCGGTGCGGGCGGCTTCGGCGACGCATTTGGCGACATCTTCGGCGACATTTTCGGCGGTGGCGGCCGTCGCGGCGGCGGTCCGCAGGTGTACCGCGGCGCCGACCTGCGCTACAACCTGGAGATCACGCTGGAACAGGCCGCGCACGGCTTCGATACGACGATCCGCGTGCCGTCGTGGGACAAGTGCGACACCTGCCACGGTTCCGGCGCCAAGCCAGGCACGTCGCCGGTCACCTGCTCGACCTGCGGCGGTCATGGCCAGGTGCGCATGCAGCAGGGCTTCTTCAGCATCCAGCAGACCTGCCCGAAGTGCCACGGCACCGGCAAGATCATTCCCGAGCCGTGCCCATCGTGTTCCGGCGCGGGCCGCATCAAGCGCAACAAGACGCTGGAAGTGAAGATCCCGGTCGGCATCGACAACGGCATGCGCATCCGCTCGTCCGGCAACGGCGAACCGGGCACCAACGGCGGGCCGCCGGGCGACCTGTACGTCGAGATCCACATCAAGCCGCACCCGGTGTTCCAGCGCGAGGGCGACGACCTGCACTGCGAGATGCCGATCTCGTTTGCCAAGGCGGCACTGGGCGGCGAGATCGAGGTACCGACCCTGTCCGGCAAGGTGTCGTTCACGGTGCCTGAAGGGACCCAGTCGGGCAAGACGTTCCGCCTGAAGGGCAAGGGCATCAAGGGCGTGCGCTCCGGCTATCCGGGCGACCTGTTCTGCCACGTGGCCGTCGAAACCCCGGTCAAGCTGACGGAAAAGCAGAAGGAACTGCTGCGCGAGTTCGACCGCTCGACCAACGAAGGCGGCTCGAAACACAGCCCGCAGTCGAAGTCGTGGATGGACAAGGTCAAGGACTTCTTCGAGTAA
- the dnaK gene encoding molecular chaperone DnaK: protein MGKMIGIDLGTTNSCVAIMENGQPKVIENAEGARTTPSIIAYQEDGEILVGAPAKRQAVTNPKNTLFAVKRLIGRKFEEKEVQKDIALMPYQITKADNGDAWIGVRDKKLAPPQISAEVLRKMKKTAEDYLGEEVTEAVITVPAYFNDSQRQATKDAGRIAGLDVKRIINEPTAAALAFGLDKTDKGDRKIAVYDLGGGTFDISIIEIADVDGEKQFEVLSTNGDTFLGGEDFDQRVIDYIIDEFKKINGLDLKKDPIALQRIKASAERAKIELSSSQQTEINEPYIAMANGAPVHLNLKMTRAKLESLVEELINATIEPCRTAIKDAGVKVSDIDDIILVGGMTRMPKVQEKVKEFFGKDPRKDVNPDEAVAVGAAIQGAVLSGDRKDLLLLDVTPLSLGIETLGGVMTKMIHKNTTIPTKFSQVFSTADDNQPAVTIKVYQGEREIAAGNKALGEFNLEGIPPAARGVPQIEVTFDIDANGILHVGAKDKATGKENKITIKANSGLSEEEIQKMVKDAELNAEEDKKVKELAESRNQADALVHSTKKSLTEYGDKLEAGEKEKIEAAITDLEATIKSGDKATIDAKVAALTEAAQKLGEKMYADMQAQQAAGGGAEAGAGGQQAGGAESRAQQDDVVDADFKEVKDNK from the coding sequence ATGGGCAAAATGATCGGTATTGACCTGGGCACGACCAACTCCTGCGTCGCCATCATGGAAAATGGCCAGCCGAAGGTCATCGAGAACGCCGAAGGCGCGCGTACCACTCCGTCCATCATCGCTTACCAGGAAGACGGCGAGATCCTCGTCGGCGCGCCGGCGAAACGCCAGGCCGTCACCAATCCGAAGAACACGCTGTTCGCGGTGAAGCGCCTGATCGGCCGCAAATTCGAAGAAAAAGAAGTACAGAAGGACATCGCGCTGATGCCTTACCAGATCACGAAAGCCGACAACGGCGACGCGTGGATCGGCGTGCGTGACAAGAAGCTGGCCCCGCCGCAGATCTCCGCGGAAGTGCTGCGCAAGATGAAGAAGACCGCCGAGGACTACCTGGGCGAGGAAGTGACGGAAGCCGTCATCACGGTACCGGCCTACTTCAACGACTCGCAGCGCCAGGCGACCAAGGACGCCGGCCGCATCGCTGGCCTGGACGTGAAGCGCATCATCAACGAGCCGACGGCGGCCGCGTTGGCGTTCGGCCTGGACAAGACCGACAAGGGCGACCGCAAGATCGCCGTGTATGACCTGGGTGGCGGCACGTTCGACATCTCGATCATCGAGATCGCCGACGTGGACGGCGAGAAGCAGTTCGAAGTGCTGTCGACCAACGGCGACACGTTCCTGGGCGGCGAAGACTTCGACCAGCGCGTGATCGACTACATCATCGACGAGTTCAAGAAGATCAATGGCCTGGACCTGAAGAAGGACCCGATCGCCCTGCAGCGCATCAAGGCTTCGGCCGAGCGCGCGAAGATCGAACTGTCGTCGTCGCAGCAGACCGAGATCAACGAGCCGTACATCGCCATGGCGAACGGCGCGCCGGTCCACCTGAACCTGAAGATGACCCGCGCCAAGCTGGAATCGCTGGTGGAAGAGCTGATCAACGCCACCATCGAGCCATGCCGCACCGCGATCAAGGACGCCGGCGTCAAGGTCTCCGATATCGACGACATCATCCTGGTCGGCGGCATGACCCGTATGCCGAAGGTGCAGGAAAAAGTGAAGGAGTTCTTCGGCAAGGACCCGCGCAAGGACGTCAACCCTGACGAAGCCGTGGCCGTCGGTGCCGCGATCCAGGGCGCCGTGCTGTCGGGCGACCGCAAGGACCTGCTGCTGCTGGACGTGACCCCGCTGTCGCTGGGTATCGAAACGCTGGGCGGCGTGATGACGAAGATGATCCACAAGAACACGACGATCCCGACCAAGTTCTCGCAGGTGTTCTCGACGGCCGACGACAACCAACCTGCCGTGACCATCAAGGTCTACCAGGGCGAGCGTGAAATCGCGGCCGGCAACAAGGCCCTGGGCGAGTTCAACCTGGAAGGCATTCCGCCGGCAGCACGCGGCGTGCCGCAGATCGAAGTGACCTTCGACATCGACGCCAACGGCATCCTGCACGTGGGCGCGAAGGACAAGGCCACCGGCAAGGAAAACAAGATCACCATCAAGGCCAACTCCGGTCTGTCGGAAGAGGAAATCCAGAAGATGGTGAAGGATGCCGAGCTGAATGCGGAAGAGGACAAGAAGGTCAAGGAACTGGCCGAGTCGCGCAACCAGGCCGACGCGCTGGTGCACTCGACCAAGAAGTCCCTGACGGAGTACGGCGACAAGCTGGAAGCCGGCGAGAAGGAAAAGATCGAAGCGGCGATCACCGACCTGGAAGCCACGATCAAGTCGGGCGACAAGGCCACGATCGACGCCAAGGTCGCGGCACTGACCGAAGCGGCGCAGAAGCTGGGCGAGAAGATGTACGCCGACATGCAGGCGCAGCAGGCAGCGGGCGGCGGCGCCGAAGCTGGTGCCGGTGGCCAGCAGGCCGGCGGTGCGGAGTCCCGTGCGCAGCAGGACGACGTTGTCGATGCCGACTTCAAGGAAGTCAAGGACAACAAATAA
- a CDS encoding sorbosone dehydrogenase family protein yields the protein MIALGALLASGAALAQAPQYPVGYGPNPKLPEPEKNLIPTVNVAPVDVWKGDEKPVAPAGFTVTAYARNLDHPRWLYVLPNGDVLVAETNAPPKPEDSKGIKGKIMQMQMKKAGAVTPSANRITLLRDVDANGAAKTRTVFLKNLNSPFGMTLVGKDFYVANSDAVMRFTYEEGKTAITTAGVKVMSLPAGPLNHHWTKNIIASPDGKFLYMTVGSNSNVAENGIEKEEGRAAIWELERATGKSRLFATGLRNPNGMAWEPKTKALWTVVNERDELGNDLVPDYLTSVKDGGFYGWPYSWYGPNVDARVKEPRPDLVSKAIVPDYALGAHTAALGLAFYEASAFPASYHGGAFIGMHGSWNRKPHSGYKVVHVPFADGKPAGPPQDFLTGFLDKNEKANGRPVGVAVAKDGALLVADDVGNTIWRVAPTAK from the coding sequence ATGATCGCTCTGGGCGCCCTGCTCGCCAGCGGCGCCGCACTGGCGCAAGCCCCCCAATACCCGGTCGGCTACGGCCCCAACCCCAAGCTGCCGGAGCCGGAGAAAAACCTGATCCCGACCGTCAACGTGGCACCCGTCGACGTGTGGAAGGGCGACGAAAAACCCGTCGCCCCGGCCGGCTTCACGGTCACGGCTTACGCGCGCAACCTGGACCATCCACGCTGGCTGTACGTGCTGCCCAACGGCGACGTGCTGGTGGCCGAAACCAACGCGCCGCCCAAGCCCGAGGACAGCAAGGGCATCAAGGGCAAGATCATGCAGATGCAGATGAAAAAGGCCGGCGCCGTCACACCCTCCGCCAACCGTATCACGTTGCTGCGCGACGTCGATGCCAATGGCGCCGCGAAGACGCGCACCGTGTTCCTGAAAAACCTGAATTCGCCATTCGGCATGACGCTGGTCGGCAAGGATTTTTATGTCGCCAACTCCGATGCCGTGATGCGCTTCACCTACGAGGAAGGCAAGACGGCCATCACCACTGCCGGCGTCAAGGTGATGAGCCTGCCAGCCGGCCCGCTGAACCACCACTGGACCAAGAACATCATCGCCAGCCCGGATGGCAAGTTCCTGTACATGACCGTGGGCTCGAACAGCAACGTGGCCGAGAACGGTATCGAGAAGGAAGAAGGCCGTGCCGCCATCTGGGAACTGGAGCGCGCCACCGGCAAGTCACGGCTGTTCGCCACGGGCCTGCGCAACCCGAACGGCATGGCGTGGGAACCGAAGACCAAGGCGCTGTGGACGGTTGTCAACGAGCGCGACGAGCTGGGCAACGACCTGGTGCCGGACTACCTGACGTCCGTCAAGGATGGCGGCTTCTACGGCTGGCCGTACAGCTGGTACGGTCCGAACGTGGATGCCCGCGTCAAGGAACCGCGCCCTGACCTGGTCAGCAAAGCCATCGTGCCCGACTACGCGCTGGGCGCCCACACGGCCGCGCTGGGGCTGGCGTTTTACGAGGCCAGCGCTTTCCCGGCCAGCTACCACGGTGGCGCGTTCATCGGCATGCACGGCTCGTGGAACCGCAAGCCGCACAGCGGCTACAAGGTCGTCCATGTGCCGTTCGCGGACGGCAAACCGGCCGGCCCGCCGCAGGATTTCCTGACGGGCTTCCTGGACAAGAACGAAAAGGCCAATGGCCGCCCGGTCGGTGTGGCGGTCGCGAAGGACGGCGCGCTGCTGGTGGCGGACGACGTGGGGAATACGATCTGGCGCGTGGCGCCAACAGCAAAGTAG